In the genome of Flavobacterium panacagri, one region contains:
- a CDS encoding cbb3-type cytochrome c oxidase N-terminal domain-containing protein, translating into MKKFFPVYVRVPLIFFIVFGLMEYFVDSGDRAAFIKYPMVSLFLFVFLFILIAIEITLSAVNRVMYQLMTPEEKAQKEYEESLSFKESTWFKDLMQKLTKTSPIEKEGELLMDHDYDGIKELDNNLPPWWVYLFYICIIFGVIYVIRYDVLGADNQEMELKKEMAQAKIDVEEYLKTAPDLMDEKTVVLLTDEASLAVGKEIFTTNCAACHRADAGGQIGPNLTDDKWILGGGIKNLFHTITNGGRDGKGMISWKGTLKPKEIQKVASYILSLQGSNPKDPKEPEGEVWVDESAPINDATAVAPKIDTTAVKK; encoded by the coding sequence ATGAAAAAGTTTTTCCCAGTATATGTTAGAGTACCGTTGATTTTCTTCATCGTCTTTGGTTTGATGGAGTATTTCGTAGACTCAGGTGACAGAGCAGCATTTATAAAATACCCAATGGTGTCGCTGTTTTTATTTGTCTTCTTGTTCATTTTAATTGCAATTGAGATTACGCTTAGTGCTGTAAATCGTGTCATGTATCAATTAATGACACCAGAAGAAAAAGCGCAAAAAGAATATGAAGAAAGCCTTAGTTTCAAAGAGAGCACTTGGTTTAAAGATTTAATGCAGAAATTAACTAAAACATCTCCAATTGAAAAAGAAGGCGAGTTGTTAATGGATCATGATTATGACGGAATCAAAGAGCTTGACAATAATTTACCGCCTTGGTGGGTGTATTTGTTCTACATCTGTATCATTTTCGGAGTTATTTATGTAATTCGTTATGATGTTTTAGGAGCTGACAATCAAGAAATGGAGCTGAAAAAAGAAATGGCTCAGGCGAAAATTGATGTTGAAGAATACCTGAAAACTGCTCCAGATTTAATGGATGAAAAAACGGTTGTTTTGCTTACTGATGAAGCAAGTTTAGCAGTAGGAAAAGAAATCTTTACCACAAACTGTGCAGCTTGTCATAGAGCAGATGCAGGAGGGCAGATTGGACCAAACTTGACAGATGATAAATGGATTTTAGGAGGTGGAATTAAGAATTTATTCCACACCATTACAAACGGAGGCCGAGATGGTAAAGGGATGATTTCATGGAAAGGAACCTTAAAACCAAAAGAAATCCAGAAAGTTGCGAGTTACATTTTGTCTTTACAAGGCAGTAATCCAAAAGATCCGAAAGAACCGGAAGGAGAGGTTTGGGTAGATGAAAGTGCCCCAATCAACGATGCAACAGCCGTTGCACCCAAAATAGATACCACAGCAGTTAAAAAATAA
- the ccoS gene encoding cbb3-type cytochrome oxidase assembly protein CcoS, whose amino-acid sequence MSVIYLLISVSIFVAICFFIAFIIAVKSGQYDDDYTPSVRILFDDETKIISQNNNSPIEEKQV is encoded by the coding sequence ATGAGTGTTATTTATCTTTTAATTTCAGTAAGTATTTTCGTAGCAATTTGTTTCTTTATTGCTTTCATTATTGCTGTCAAATCTGGCCAGTACGACGACGATTATACACCTTCAGTCAGAATTCTTTTTGACGATGAGACCAAAATTATTTCCCAAAATAATAATTCACCAATCGAAGAAAAACAAGTATAA
- the ccoN gene encoding cytochrome-c oxidase, cbb3-type subunit I yields the protein MEMEQFYYDNKIVKKFIYATILFGVVGMLVGLTLAVMYLFPNITDGISWLSYGRLRPLHTNAVIFAFVGNAFFAGMYYSMQRLLKARMFSDFLSNLHFWGWQLIIVAAAITLPLGYTSSKEYAELEWPIDIAIALIWVVMGINMIGTMLRRRERHLYVAIWFYLATFVTVAVLHIFNNIEIPVSALKSYSVYAGVQDALVQWWYGHNAVAFFLTTPFLGLMYYFVPKIANRPVYSYRLSIIHFWSLIFIYIWAGPHHLLYSALPNWAQNLGVAFSVMLIAPSWGGMINGLLTLRGAWDKVREEPVLKFFVVAITGYGMATFEGPMLSLKNVNAIAHYTDWIVAHVHVGALAWNGFMSFAIIYWLIPRMTKTDLFSKKLANFHFWIGTLGIIVYTIPLYVAGFQQASMWKQFNPDGTLTYGNFLETVTAIMPMYWMRAIGGTLYLVGMLTLVYNIIMTVKKGSPVEDELAQAPALQRISSGRVRGEKFHSWLERKPIQLTILATIAILIGGIIQIVPTIMVKSNIPTISSVKPYTPLELEGRDLYIREGCVGCHSQSVRPFRSEVERYGVQSKAGEFVYDHPFLWGSKRTGPDLLRVGGKYNDNWHFNHMWNPQSTSAGSIMPGYKWLFDNKPLDISLTQKKMQAMISLGVPYSAEEVANAQKALRDQAVKIEKSLESDPDFVKSYEDSKKKAAAKGEQFVPMNEREIVALIAYIQRLGTDIKVKETTK from the coding sequence ATGGAAATGGAACAGTTTTATTACGACAACAAAATTGTAAAAAAATTCATTTACGCCACAATACTCTTTGGAGTTGTGGGTATGTTAGTGGGGCTTACCCTTGCGGTAATGTACCTTTTTCCCAACATCACAGATGGGATCTCGTGGCTTAGCTACGGCCGTTTAAGACCATTACACACCAACGCTGTTATTTTTGCCTTTGTGGGTAATGCCTTCTTTGCCGGAATGTATTATTCTATGCAGAGATTGCTAAAAGCCAGAATGTTTAGTGATTTTTTAAGTAATCTGCATTTCTGGGGCTGGCAGTTAATTATTGTTGCTGCAGCGATTACACTTCCTTTAGGTTATACTTCTTCTAAAGAATATGCAGAATTAGAATGGCCAATTGATATTGCAATCGCGTTAATCTGGGTGGTAATGGGTATCAATATGATTGGTACCATGTTGCGCCGTAGAGAGCGTCACTTGTATGTAGCAATCTGGTTTTATCTAGCAACATTTGTAACAGTAGCGGTATTACACATTTTTAACAATATTGAAATTCCGGTTTCAGCTTTAAAAAGTTATTCTGTTTATGCTGGAGTTCAGGATGCATTAGTGCAGTGGTGGTATGGACACAATGCGGTAGCTTTCTTCTTGACTACTCCGTTTTTAGGATTAATGTACTATTTTGTGCCAAAGATTGCCAACAGACCTGTTTACTCTTATAGATTATCAATTATCCACTTTTGGTCTTTAATCTTTATCTATATCTGGGCTGGACCTCACCATTTATTATATTCTGCATTGCCAAACTGGGCTCAGAATTTAGGAGTAGCTTTCTCAGTAATGCTAATTGCTCCATCTTGGGGAGGTATGATTAATGGACTTTTAACGCTAAGAGGTGCTTGGGATAAAGTTCGTGAAGAACCAGTTTTAAAATTCTTTGTAGTAGCAATTACAGGATACGGAATGGCAACGTTTGAAGGGCCGATGCTTTCTCTTAAAAATGTAAATGCTATTGCGCACTATACAGATTGGATCGTTGCCCACGTACACGTTGGAGCTTTAGCTTGGAATGGTTTTATGTCATTTGCGATTATATATTGGTTGATTCCACGAATGACAAAAACAGATTTGTTCTCTAAGAAATTGGCAAACTTCCATTTCTGGATTGGTACTTTAGGGATTATCGTTTATACAATTCCGTTATATGTAGCTGGTTTTCAACAAGCTTCTATGTGGAAACAATTTAATCCAGACGGAACTTTAACTTACGGAAACTTCCTTGAAACTGTAACGGCTATTATGCCAATGTATTGGATGAGAGCTATTGGTGGTACTTTGTACTTAGTTGGTATGCTGACATTGGTTTATAACATTATCATGACAGTTAAAAAAGGTTCCCCAGTAGAAGATGAATTAGCTCAGGCTCCTGCTTTACAAAGAATCAGTAGCGGAAGAGTAAGAGGAGAGAAATTCCACTCTTGGTTAGAAAGAAAACCAATTCAATTGACAATCTTGGCTACAATCGCGATTTTAATTGGAGGTATTATTCAGATTGTACCAACGATTATGGTGAAATCAAATATTCCGACTATTTCAAGTGTAAAACCTTATACGCCATTGGAATTAGAAGGACGTGATTTATACATTAGAGAAGGTTGTGTGGGTTGTCACTCACAGTCAGTTCGTCCATTCAGAAGTGAAGTAGAACGTTACGGAGTACAGTCAAAAGCGGGAGAGTTTGTTTACGATCATCCATTCTTATGGGGATCAAAACGTACGGGACCGGATTTATTAAGAGTTGGTGGTAAATACAATGATAACTGGCACTTCAATCACATGTGGAATCCGCAAAGTACATCTGCAGGATCAATTATGCCAGGGTACAAATGGTTATTTGACAACAAACCTCTAGATATTTCTTTAACACAAAAGAAAATGCAAGCCATGATTTCTTTAGGTGTTCCTTACAGTGCAGAAGAAGTTGCAAATGCACAAAAAGCGTTGAGAGATCAAGCAGTTAAAATTGAAAAAAGCTTAGAAAGCGATCCTGACTTTGTAAAAAGTTATGAAGACAGCAAGAAAAAAGCGGCTGCAAAAGGAGAGCAATTCGTTCCAATGAACGAAAGAGAAATCGTTGCTTTGATTGCTTACATTCAAAGACTTGGTACTGATATTAAAGTAAAAGAAACTACTAAATAA
- a CDS encoding FixH family protein: MKINWGTAIVIAFGLFMTFILYFVFEVQSNSKYDNDLVVEEYYKHDTHFQEEMARIQNAHDLQHKPSIKYTDNGVAVTFPAGFESDKVQGNILLYRPSNKKFDFNTKIALTNSSILIPQKKLIKGRWDVNMEWQYEGKKYLTKEVIYVN; encoded by the coding sequence ATGAAAATTAATTGGGGTACCGCAATTGTCATCGCATTTGGATTGTTTATGACATTTATATTGTATTTTGTTTTTGAAGTACAGTCAAATTCTAAATACGATAATGATTTGGTCGTCGAAGAATACTACAAACACGACACACATTTTCAGGAAGAAATGGCTCGAATTCAGAATGCACACGATTTACAGCACAAACCATCTATCAAATATACAGATAACGGCGTAGCTGTAACTTTTCCTGCTGGATTTGAAAGTGATAAAGTACAAGGCAATATTTTGTTATACAGACCTTCAAACAAAAAATTTGATTTCAATACTAAAATTGCTTTAACCAATTCTTCTATACTCATTCCACAGAAAAAATTAATAAAAGGACGCTGGGATGTTAATATGGAATGGCAGTATGAAGGCAAAAAATATTTAACTAAAGAAGTGATTTACGTCAATTAA
- a CDS encoding heavy metal translocating P-type ATPase produces MREQSCFHCGLTIEQNEEIDFDDKKFCCAGCKTVYEIFSSNDLTSYYDFEKSPGATPQDIAGKYDFLDNEAILSKVLEFQEGNTSIVSLNIPHIHCSSCIWILENLNRLQPGISISQVNFHEKRVRITFNSDTVSLKEIVYMLSSIGYEPYISLENYETGKTKVDRSLTYKLGVAFFCFGNIMLLSFPEYFEMKEFWLDSYKPFFRLLIFLLALPSFLYSASGYYVSAYHSIRTRMLNIDIPIALGIIVMFIRSTYDMLMDHGPGFFDSLASLVFFMLLGKMFQIKTYSFLSFERDFKSYFPIAVTKINKDASEDNVAIYDVVKGDRLLIRNQELIPVDGILISESADIDYSFVTGEAVPITKKSGDKVFAGGKQIGKVIEMEVLHSVSQSYLTQLWSNEIFQKKVDQKHKTITDAISRYFTPILLLIAFAGFGYWISIDANIAFNVFTAVLIVACPCALALTAPFTFGNILRILGKKKFYLKNAVVIEQLAKVDTIVFDKTGTITTNKKSNILYEGNTISDENSVLIKNVLRASNHPLSRMLYDFLPETKRINVFEFQEITGKGILAVAENKEIKIGSGQFVDNLVSDGSEIEKTALHIKIDGIYFGRFVFQNQYREGLEILFSKLNKDYEIKVLSGDNDGERANLEAILPKNTELVFNQKPDQKLEFIKKLQENGRNVMMVGDGLNDAGALAQSNVGISISENVNVFSPACDAILDASEFSRLNYFLKLSHKAIFIIKMSFGLSLLYNVVGLTFAVTGNLLPIVAAIIMPLSTITIVSFVTFMSNYFIKSNLE; encoded by the coding sequence ATGAGGGAGCAAAGTTGTTTTCATTGTGGTTTAACTATTGAACAAAATGAAGAAATTGATTTCGATGATAAAAAGTTTTGTTGTGCCGGCTGTAAAACAGTGTATGAAATTTTCAGCAGCAACGATTTAACCTCTTATTATGATTTCGAAAAATCGCCTGGTGCCACACCACAGGACATTGCAGGAAAATACGATTTTTTAGATAACGAAGCCATACTTTCAAAAGTATTGGAGTTTCAGGAAGGAAATACTTCGATTGTTTCCTTAAATATTCCCCATATCCATTGCAGTTCTTGTATTTGGATTTTAGAAAACCTAAACCGATTGCAGCCTGGAATTAGTATTTCTCAGGTTAATTTCCATGAAAAAAGAGTTCGAATTACGTTCAATTCAGATACAGTTTCTTTAAAAGAAATCGTGTATATGTTGAGTTCAATTGGTTACGAGCCTTACATCAGTTTAGAAAATTACGAAACAGGAAAAACAAAAGTAGACAGAAGTTTAACCTATAAATTGGGCGTCGCTTTTTTCTGTTTTGGTAATATCATGCTGCTTTCGTTTCCGGAGTATTTCGAAATGAAAGAATTCTGGTTAGATAGCTACAAACCGTTCTTCCGATTATTAATATTTCTTTTAGCACTGCCAAGTTTTTTATATTCAGCAAGCGGATATTATGTTTCGGCGTATCACAGTATCAGAACTCGAATGCTGAATATTGATATTCCTATTGCGCTGGGAATTATCGTAATGTTCATTCGAAGTACTTATGATATGCTTATGGATCACGGGCCTGGGTTCTTCGATAGTTTAGCCAGTCTGGTGTTTTTTATGCTGCTTGGTAAAATGTTTCAGATTAAAACGTACAGTTTCTTAAGTTTCGAAAGAGATTTTAAATCCTATTTTCCAATTGCTGTAACCAAAATAAATAAAGACGCTTCAGAAGATAATGTTGCCATTTACGATGTTGTTAAAGGTGATCGTTTATTGATTCGTAATCAGGAATTGATTCCGGTTGATGGAATTTTAATCAGCGAAAGCGCCGATATTGATTATAGTTTCGTGACAGGAGAAGCTGTTCCGATTACCAAGAAATCTGGAGATAAAGTTTTTGCAGGCGGTAAGCAGATTGGAAAAGTAATCGAAATGGAAGTTTTGCATTCGGTTTCTCAAAGTTATTTAACCCAACTGTGGAGTAACGAAATTTTTCAGAAAAAAGTAGATCAGAAACACAAGACCATTACAGATGCAATAAGCCGTTATTTTACCCCTATTTTATTGCTGATTGCATTTGCTGGTTTTGGTTATTGGATTTCTATAGATGCCAATATTGCTTTTAATGTTTTTACAGCGGTTTTAATTGTGGCTTGTCCATGTGCATTGGCACTAACGGCTCCGTTTACTTTTGGTAATATTTTGAGAATTTTAGGAAAGAAGAAATTCTATTTGAAAAATGCTGTCGTAATTGAGCAGCTTGCAAAAGTGGATACAATCGTTTTTGATAAAACGGGAACGATTACAACCAACAAAAAATCAAATATATTGTATGAAGGAAATACTATTTCAGATGAAAATAGTGTTCTGATTAAGAATGTTTTACGTGCTTCAAATCACCCTTTAAGCAGAATGCTGTATGACTTTTTGCCCGAAACAAAAAGGATTAATGTTTTTGAATTTCAGGAGATTACTGGAAAAGGGATTTTGGCTGTTGCCGAAAATAAAGAAATTAAAATTGGTTCAGGGCAATTTGTGGATAATTTGGTTTCTGATGGTTCCGAAATTGAAAAAACGGCTTTGCATATTAAAATTGATGGAATTTATTTCGGAAGATTTGTTTTTCAAAACCAGTATAGAGAAGGATTGGAAATACTTTTTTCAAAACTGAATAAAGACTACGAAATCAAAGTACTTTCTGGAGATAATGATGGAGAAAGAGCCAATCTTGAAGCTATTCTGCCCAAAAATACCGAACTAGTATTCAATCAAAAACCAGATCAGAAACTCGAATTTATAAAAAAACTTCAGGAAAACGGCAGGAATGTTATGATGGTAGGAGATGGTTTGAATGATGCTGGAGCATTGGCACAAAGTAATGTCGGAATTTCGATTTCAGAGAATGTAAATGTCTTTTCACCCGCTTGCGATGCCATTTTAGACGCTTCAGAATTCTCACGTTTAAATTACTTTTTAAAGCTTTCTCATAAGGCGATTTTTATCATCAAGATGAGTTTTGGCTTATCATTGCTCTACAACGTTGTGGGACTGACTTTTGCGGTTACTGGAAACCTGCTTCCGATAGTTGCAGCAATCATTATGCCGTTGAGTACAATTACCATTGTCAGCTTCGTTACTTTTATGTCTAACTATTTCATTAAGAGTAATTTAGAATAA
- the ccoG gene encoding cytochrome c oxidase accessory protein CcoG — translation MSNLPDEAFRDTIGTIDEGGKRKFIFPKKPSGKFYDYRKIVSYVLLAILFINPFIKVNGNQFMMFNVLERRFNIFGFPFWPQDFYLFVISMLIGVVFVLLFTVVFGRIFCGWICPQTIFLELVFRRIEYWIDGDRGAQSRLARQEWNAEKIRKRLLKWTIFFVISFLIANVFLAYLVGSDKLFLMIEQGPIEQASNFIALLIFTGVFYFVFVWFREQVCIIACPYGRLQGVLLDNKSINVAYDFVRGEKEEGRAKFKKNEDRALTGKGDCIDCLQCVHVCPMGIDIRNGTQLECTNCTACIDECDHIMESVGLPKGLIRYASEDEIAKKEPFKFTARMKGYTAVLFILLSIFVGMLFLRTDVQAVVLRLPGQLFQHNGDKISNVYTYKIVNKTMKDYNDIHFELIDQKGEIKNVGKRHFKVAKEGISQGTLFIEIKEVLLESDKTKVKIGVYNGSELIETTTTNFLGPRSFN, via the coding sequence ATGTCAAATTTACCAGACGAAGCGTTTAGAGATACCATTGGAACTATAGATGAAGGTGGTAAACGGAAATTTATTTTCCCTAAAAAACCGTCTGGTAAATTTTACGATTACCGCAAAATTGTCAGCTATGTTTTATTGGCAATTCTATTCATAAATCCGTTTATTAAAGTAAATGGAAACCAATTTATGATGTTCAACGTTTTAGAACGTCGTTTTAATATTTTTGGATTTCCTTTCTGGCCTCAGGATTTTTACCTCTTTGTAATTTCAATGCTTATCGGCGTTGTATTTGTACTCTTGTTTACAGTTGTTTTTGGAAGGATTTTTTGTGGCTGGATTTGTCCGCAGACTATTTTCCTCGAATTGGTTTTCCGCCGAATAGAATATTGGATTGATGGAGATCGTGGTGCGCAATCCCGTTTGGCAAGGCAAGAATGGAACGCGGAGAAAATTAGAAAAAGACTTCTTAAATGGACTATTTTCTTTGTGATTTCTTTTCTTATTGCCAATGTGTTTCTGGCTTATTTAGTTGGAAGCGACAAATTGTTTTTAATGATAGAACAAGGTCCAATTGAGCAGGCAAGTAATTTTATTGCACTTCTTATTTTTACAGGTGTTTTTTATTTTGTTTTTGTTTGGTTCCGTGAACAGGTTTGTATCATTGCTTGTCCCTACGGAAGGTTACAAGGAGTTCTTTTAGATAATAAATCAATTAATGTTGCTTATGATTTTGTACGTGGAGAAAAAGAAGAAGGACGTGCAAAATTCAAAAAAAATGAAGATCGGGCATTAACAGGAAAAGGAGATTGTATTGATTGTCTGCAATGTGTTCATGTCTGTCCAATGGGAATTGACATTAGAAATGGAACACAGTTAGAATGTACCAATTGTACAGCCTGTATCGATGAGTGTGATCATATAATGGAATCGGTTGGATTGCCAAAAGGACTTATTCGATATGCTTCTGAAGATGAAATTGCTAAAAAAGAACCTTTCAAATTTACTGCAAGAATGAAAGGATACACTGCAGTTCTCTTTATTTTATTGAGTATTTTTGTTGGAATGCTATTTTTAAGAACTGATGTTCAGGCAGTTGTTTTACGTCTTCCCGGACAATTATTTCAGCATAACGGAGATAAAATAAGTAATGTTTACACCTATAAAATTGTAAACAAAACGATGAAAGATTACAACGATATTCATTTTGAGCTAATTGATCAAAAAGGCGAAATTAAGAATGTTGGAAAAAGACATTTTAAAGTAGCTAAAGAAGGAATTTCTCAAGGAACATTATTTATAGAAATAAAAGAAGTTTTATTAGAAAGTGATAAAACAAAAGTAAAAATAGGAGTTTACAATGGTTCTGAACTCATAGAAACAACCACAACAAATTTCTTAGGACCACGCAGTTTTAATTAA
- a CDS encoding CcoQ/FixQ family Cbb3-type cytochrome c oxidase assembly chaperone, with translation MFEQIKHNMETISGVELYPIISLLIFFFFFVGLGFWVFSYRKDKIQEMSSIPLDEGLVVITKEI, from the coding sequence ATGTTCGAACAAATAAAACACAATATGGAAACAATATCGGGTGTAGAATTATACCCGATTATTTCCCTCTTGATTTTCTTCTTCTTCTTTGTAGGATTAGGCTTTTGGGTATTCTCTTATAGAAAAGATAAAATTCAGGAAATGAGTAGTATTCCTTTAGATGAAGGGCTTGTTGTAATTACAAAAGAGATATAA